A part of Dreissena polymorpha isolate Duluth1 chromosome 13, UMN_Dpol_1.0, whole genome shotgun sequence genomic DNA contains:
- the LOC127855189 gene encoding integrin beta-1-A-like — MIMDFKELIVVLATGLLCLADAQSDEAGCNQNRYCNDCINFHPDCAWCNDKEFTKARCSVNRALKDDGCREIKKPNNTELKTKSDDLKDGSFAHDPIQLTPQALKLTLRKGKAHSLMMTYRVARNLPIDMYFVMDASYTMATKISDVADRIEDLIAGLRKSFTQNIEIGFGVFIDKPVQPFTITTPRVLENPCLIQNTYCEPTYGFIHRQRLNKNTTEFIDTIRSTNTSSNFDTMEGGLDAVMQAAVCPEIVGWRAKSRRVLVYISDAGFHFAGDGKLGGIDLPNDAKCHMVPNVRTQRAIIGEYIYSHSKILDYPSYGMLAKALKDNNINAFFLVDEAYVHLYQGLTSMIDQSKTMRMDTTGSQGVVQKISDYYRELSEKVKITGVNLPPELHITVATNCSVSTIINTYRLPTDIKEMCTNLDVGKEVFFNVTVTLEECPKESGKRLLKLVPSGLQEHLEIEVDYSCDCECEKSAELDDRCSNKNGTYECGVCRCKPGRYGEFCQCSRAEGDTEEVMEGKCIRDIRTKKICEDLGTCECGVCKCQPNYEGTYCECNNNPCINRTSGEKCSNRGTCVCGQCRDCKDDYYGKLCQCPPEQNCRNEENGLMCSGHGKCECGACVCERIYEGPTCSLCPKCDRCRKCGYRECVECLDQKGTSALNSSTACPVCQALKIQKVDRFSDIEPCGYIDAEKCETHYVVDCVNNDIYLNITKGKICSLPPDPLLIALPLIGGILGVGLLLLLIWKILTFFYDRIEYARLEHEIQNAKWSNTENPIYLNPVTSNENPSYRGNKN, encoded by the exons CGACAGGTTTACTTTGTCTTGCGGATGCACAAAGCGACGAAGCTGGATGCAACCAGAACCGTTATTGCAACGACTGCATCAATTTTCATCCGGATTGCGCATGGTGTAACGACAAG GAGTTTACAAAGGCGAGATGCAGTGTGAATCGTGCCCTTAAGGACGACGGATGCCGAGAAATAAAAAAACCCAACAACActgaattaaaaacaaag AGTGACGATTTAAAGGACGGTTCTTTTGCCCACGACCCGATTCAGCTGACACCGCAGGCATTAAAGCTCACTCTTCGAAAAG gaAAAGCCCATTCGCTCATGATGACTTACCGTGTGGCCAGGAACCTGCCAATCGACATGTACTTTGTCATGGATGCAAGCTACACCATGGCAACAAAAATATCCGATGTTGCAGACCGCATTGAAGACCTAA tCGCCGGCTTGAGGAAGTCCTTCACGCAGAATATTGAGATTGGTTTCGGAGTCTTTATCGACAAGCCTGTGCAGCCATTCACCATCACCACACCAAGAGT ACTTGAGAACCCTTGCCTCATACAAAATACCTACTGTGAGCCCACGTATGGATTCATTCATCGCCAGCGTCTGAACAAAAACACGACAGAGTTTATT GACACCATTCGAAGCACCAACACTTCTTCCAACTTCGACACCATGGAAGGAGGTCTCGACGCCGTCATGCAGGCTGCAGTTTGCCCG GAAATCGTAGGTTGGCGTGCCAAGTCCCGACGCGTGCTTGTCTATATCTCGGACGCCGGGTTCCATTTTGCAGGAGACGGAAAG CTAGGAGGAATCGACCTTCCAAATGATGCAAAGTGTCATATGGTACCAAACGTGAGGACCCAACGCGCTATCATAGGGGAATATATCTACAGCCATTCCAAAATACTG GACTACCCGTCCTACGGTATGCTGGCCAAAGCTCTAAAGGACAATAACATCAACGCTTTCTTCCTGGTGGACGAGGCATACGTACATCTGTATCAAGGTCTCACGTCCATGATTGACCAGTCGAAAACAATGCGCATGGACACTACCGGCTCACAGGGCGTCGTCCAGAAAATATCTGACTACTATAGG GAGCTATCGGAGAAGGTGAAGATTACAGGCGTGAATCTGCCCCCAGAGCTTCACATCACTGTTGCAACAAACTGTTCAGTTTCAAC GATAATCAATACATACAGGTTGCCAACTGACATTAAAGAAATGTGCACTAACCTTGATGTTGGAAAAGAG gTGTTTTTCAACGTGACCGTGACGCTGGAGGAATGCCCGAAGGAAAGCGGCAAGAGATTGTTAAAACTGGTTCCTTCCGGTCTGCAAGAGCATCTGGAGATCGAGGTGGACTACTCGTGCGACTGTGAATGCGAGAAGTCTGCG GAACTGGATGATAGGTGTAGTAACAAGAACGGCACATACGAGTGCGGAGTGTGTCGGTGCAAACCGGGGAGATACGGGGAGTTCTGCCAATGCAGCCGCGCTGAGGGAGACACGGAGGAAGTCATGGAGGGGAAATGTATCAG agaCATCCGGACCAAGAAGATCTGCGAGGACCTAGGCACGTGCGAGTGCGGCGTGTGCAAGTGTCAGCCCAACTATGAGGGGACGTACTGCGAGTGCAACAACAACCCCTGCATTAACAGAACCAGCGGCGAGAAGTGCAGTA ATCGCGGGACATGCGTGTGCGGCCAGTGTCGAGACTGCAAAGACGATTACTACGGCAAACTGTGCCAGTGCCCGCCAGAACAAAACTGCAGGAACGAAGAAAACGGG CTGATGTGCAGCGGACACGGGAAGTGCGAATGCGGCGCATGCGTATGCGAGCGGATCTACGAGGGTCCCACTTGTAGCTTATGTCCG AAATGTGACCGCTGTCGGAAGTGTGGGTACAGGGAATGTGTGGAATGCCTGGACCAGAAAGGTACCTCAGCCCTCAACTCCAGCACGGCATGTCCGGTGTGCCAAGCTCTCAAAATCCAAAAGGTGGACCGATTCTCTG ACATCGAGCCATGTGGGTACATAGATGCAGAAAAGTGCGAGACGCACTATGTGGTGGACTGTGTCAACAACGACATCTACCTGAACATCACAAAAGGAAAAA TCTGCTCGCTGCCCCCTGACCCCTTGCTGATCGCTCTGCCACTTATCGGTGGCATACTTGGGGTTGGGCTATTGCTGCTCCTCATCTGGAAGATTCTCACTTTCTTCTACGACCGCATCGAGTATGCTCGCCTAGAGCACGAGATACAAAACGCCAAGTGGAGCAAC ACGGAAAACCCAATTTATTTAAATCCGGTTACTTCGAACGAAAATCCAAGCTACAGAGGCAATAAGAACTGA